One part of the Mya arenaria isolate MELC-2E11 chromosome 3, ASM2691426v1 genome encodes these proteins:
- the LOC128226673 gene encoding gamma-aminobutyric acid receptor subunit alpha-2-like, with translation MLIRSIGQISESDMDYSFQCYFRQRWTDERLKFDIRNITEVTLNNQFLSNIWKPNTFFLNGQKSHQHNIPRPNLFVRIRNDGRVYLSRRLTVKAACAMKLNLYPMDKPSCPLVIGSYGYTEDDILYRWKYAGTNRTSVDVVSDIRLSQFDLITVTSSNTTDHTPFGEFSILKVYIYFERHIGFFILQTYLPCSMITCLSWVSFWINRDAAPARVLLGVTTILATAGIGMTVREGLPRVSYATALDTYLNVCVVYEMAAMIEYAAVNYFTKVLPLEGGADSSDEEVENVDPPDPNVRVYIYSQKESINGKKPPEMEKALPRTSFKLRSVDSCRKNRRKRQNSFGRLFLKCLTGNLKYRSQLRGRGNPDTGNAVSNIDVWCRYVFPVTFLVFNMSYWISYLLIF, from the exons ATGCTCATACGAAGTATCGGCCAGATCTCAGAGAGCGACATG GATTACTCCTTCCAGTGTTATTTCCGACAAAGGTGGACAGACGAGCGCCTCAAATTTGACATTCGGAACATCACAGAAGTCACCTTAAATAACCAGTTTCTGTCCAATATATGGAAACCAAATACGTTCTTTCTGAACGGGCAAAAATCGCACCAACACAACATTCCTCGACCTAACCTCTTTGTCCGTATACGGAACGATGGCAGAGTCTACCTTTCAAGGAG acTGACAGTAAAAGCTGCCTGTGCAATGAAGCTAAACTTATATCCGATGGACAAACCCTCCTGCCCGCTGGTCATCGGTAGCT ATGGTTACACTGAAGACGACATCTTGTACCGATGGAAATATGCTGGCACGAATCGTACATCTGTTGACGTCGTCAGCGACATTAGGCTTTCACAGTTTGATCTCATAACCGTCACATCCAGCAACACGACGGATCACACACCGTTTG GCGAGTTTTCCATACTGAAGGTGTACATCTACTTTGAACGCCATATCGGGTTCTTCATACTCCAGACTTATCTCCCCTGCTCAATGATCACGTGTCTTTCTTGGGTATCCTTCTGGATCAACAGGGACGCAGCGCCGGCAAGAGTCCTTCTTG GAGTGACCACAATCCTTGCTACCGCAGGTATCGGTATGACGGTCCGTGAGGGGCTTCCTCGTGTCTCGTACGCCACTGCTCTGGACACGTATCTTAACGTTTGTGTGGTTTACGAGATGGCAGCTATGATAGAATATGCGGCCGTGAATTACTTCACCAAGGTGCTGCCGTTAGAAGGCGGAGCAGACTCTTCAGACGAAGAGGTAGAGAACGTAGATCCACCGGACCCAAATGTGAGGGTTTACATTTATTCTCAGAAG GAATCCATTAACGGAAAGAAGCCTCCAGAAATGGAAAAAGCACTTCCAAGGACTTCATTCAAGCTGCGATCGGTCGATTCTTGTCGCAAGAACAGAAGAAAACGACAAAATTCATTCGGGAGACTGTTTCTGAAATGTCTTACAGGAAATCTTAAGTATAGGTCACAGTTACGTGGTCGGGGAAATCCAGACACCGGTAATGCCGTAAGCAACATCGACGTTTGGTGCAGATACGTGTTTCCAGTGACATTTTTGGTGTTTAATATGTCTTATTGGATATCATATCTGTTAATCTTCTGA